One part of the Rutidosis leptorrhynchoides isolate AG116_Rl617_1_P2 chromosome 1, CSIRO_AGI_Rlap_v1, whole genome shotgun sequence genome encodes these proteins:
- the LOC139871936 gene encoding uncharacterized protein, which produces MLLDKQGNVIQGYVDYYEYRTLSRTLQLNATYKIYGFTCKKTENWQRTLPTAMTIELGSFTKFELIPLEGFPNHHFNFVNYEVVQHRATRRTPILTDYIGRIHHVGDFRGGRRVINIADQRNQIILLLLWNEQGKNFDVSSYNDSEKPVIIVVSRGVQNRISENSDIRISDVRKFG; this is translated from the exons ATGCTCCTAGATAAACAG GGAAACGTCATACAAGGATACGTAGACTACTACGAGTATCGCACTCTCAGTAGAACTCTACAACTTAATGCCACATACAAAATTTATGGTTTTACCTGTAAAAAAACCGAAAATTGGCAACGAACATTACCTACTGCGATGACTATAGAACTAGGTTCATTTACCAAATTTGAACTAATACCACTAGAAGGATTCCCAAACCATCACTTTAACTTTGTCAACTATGAAGTTGTACAGCACAGAGCAACACGTAGAACTCCCATCCTCACAG ATTATATTGGCCGCATACATCATGTTGGGGATTTTCGAGGAGGAAGGCGAGTTATTAACATAGCAGACCAAAG GAATCAAATCATTTTGTTACTACTGTGGAACGAGCAAGGAAAGAACTTTGATGTTTCCAGCTACAACGACAGTGAAAAACCAGTCATAATTGTTGTCAgtaggggtgttcaaaaccggatatccgaaaattcagatatccgaatttcggatgtccgaaaattcggatag